DNA sequence from the Lodderomyces elongisporus chromosome 5, complete sequence genome:
GGTACTATAGTACCAGGGACTGAGGATTCGTTAACATTGAAAAAACTAGCCAAGTTGAAACACTCTAAGCATTTGTACATGACCTCAAATGAGGATTTCGATGTTGATCCAGATTGGATTACTGGTGTGCATAACAAGCCCAACTTGATCACTGGCGAGATCAAGAATGCACCCGCGATATTGATAGTGGTTGATAAGGGTAATGGCTGGGTTGATGcattttggttttatttttattcgTTTAATTTGGGTCCCTTTGTTATGGGACAGGGTCCATATGGTAACCACGTGGGCGATTGGGAACATTCCTTGGTGCGTTTTTACAAAGGCAAGCCAGTTATTGTATGGATGAGTGCACATGGCGGTGGTGGAGCATTTTACTATAAAAACTTGGAGAAATGGGTGATGGATGAACGACACCCTATTATATTTAGTGCGAGAGGAACGCATGCCAACTATCCATCTGTAGGACAACACCCCCATGACTTGCCTTATGATATACTTTCGGATTTTACTGATCGTGGACCATTATGGAACCCCGAACGTAATTACTTGGGATATACATATGATGGTAAGCATGTTTTCCCAGCCAAAACCAATAGTAACCCCAAACACGTTGGAAGAGAATGGGAATATGGCAATTGGCTTGCGTTTAAGGGACACTGGGGTGATCAGCAATTACCCAAGGATGATCCTAGACAGAGCCACTCCTTGATTGGTGGATTCAAGTACATTGATGGTCCCACTGGTCCTTTGATGAAGAATCTTGTTAGGATTGTTCCTTGTGAGCGTGCCAAATGGTGGAATTTTTGGAAGGGTTGTAAAGTGAGACAAAATATCAAGTGGGGCATTGGTGTTGAGTCAGAAGGTTACAATTGTGGCAATTTATTTGTCACAACAAAGCCAGGCTGGGTCAAATCAGTCTTGCAAAAGGTTACATGGGGTGGTGGGTTTTGTTACCTTGTGGATACCCTATATGGATAGACCTTTCAActtcctcttcttgtttgtctttaatttttgcgaaaaataaaaaattacaaaaaaaaggaggaaaatGAATCTGCTTTGCACCTTTACCATTAGCGATTTAATGTACAATATTATACGTGGGGacaaagaggaagagaggaataaaaaaaacaaaaaaaaaagtaaagaaagaaaagaaagaaaagggtttATATTATGGTTGTTTGATTTAATTTTGGTTTAATTTTGgtttgattttattttgttttagttcgtgataaaattttttagagttttttttttctcttttgaaaatacaCACTGGATTATGTTTAGATACGCCTGCTTGGTTTACTTTGTTTACAATGTTCTTATCCACGTTTAGTTAACGTAAAGATGACAAATGGTATATATGAAAATTGGATatttagaaaaagaaacatgtGTTTTAGACTCTTTCCTTagctttttctatttcttctttttttgcttttgggATTCGTGGTAATTCTCATATAAATGGTTGTAAAGTGTAATTATTTCGAATcatatttttgttattcGTGACAGAAGGTTGCGTACTtttgtacatatataattatatatataaatatatatataaatatatatataaatatataattatCTAGATTTTATGACggtgtttgtttgttgaaaGATATTTACAAACTTCACGATCCAGCTATTAATCACAAGTCAACCTAGATTTCATGATGGTCGTCTC
Encoded proteins:
- the VPS62 gene encoding Vacuolar protein sorting-associated protein 62 yields the protein MIIEFPHVPMLPHLLISIVLAAYTTLAHQQQQQQQRQEERLNAPRKPYFDVQDADHYILNTIQDEYREDEIASILRDPQEFKDLPPIISLPTRKQRTLEPGEVPQYVLDYSPLVYLYSEERYLPYDIADYATHFHVTFENGTIVPGTEDSLTLKKLAKLKHSKHLYMTSNEDFDVDPDWITGVHNKPNLITGEIKNAPAILIVVDKGNGWVDAFWFYFYSFNLGPFVMGQGPYGNHVGDWEHSLVRFYKGKPVIVWMSAHGGGGAFYYKNLEKWVMDERHPIIFSARGTHANYPSVGQHPHDLPYDILSDFTDRGPLWNPERNYLGYTYDGKHVFPAKTNSNPKHVGREWEYGNWLAFKGHWGDQQLPKDDPRQSHSLIGGFKYIDGPTGPLMKNLVRIVPCERAKWWNFWKGCKVRQNIKWGIGVESEGYNCGNLFVTTKPGWVKSVLQKVTWGGGFCYLVDTLYG